From Thermoproteales archaeon:
GATAATTACAATATGTACATAGTAATTCTAATGGCTAAAAATGAAGTCCTAGCGTTAAGGAGGAGAGCATTAGAATTTTTAGAAGAAGCTCGTGAAGCTATAGAAAAAAGGCGCTATGATTTGTCGGTATTTTTTTCAGAGCAATCAGTCCAACTCTATCTTAAATCATTAATTCTAGAGCTCATAGGAGAAATTCCGCGAACCTACTCTATGAGAGAATTGCTAGGTTTTCTAAGAAAAATCGAAGGTATAGAAGTAGATAAATTTATAAAAACACGGAGAGAAGCGTTAATAGCGCTCGAAGACGCCTACCTGCTTTCTAGATACTTTCTAAGAGAGTATAATCGGGAAGAGGCTGAAAGACTTTATGAAATAGCAGTAGAGGTGATAAAATTTGCAGAAAAATTTCGACGTTATACTAAAGATTAAAGCCGAAAAACTTAAAATGCTTCAAAATTGGCGTACTTATGTTAAAAAGATAGCTAAAGCATTTAAAAAAGAGCTTCCAGATGCTGAAATTTACATTTTCGGCAGCGTTATCGAAGGTAGAGAAGTAGGAGGCAGCGATGTAGATATACTAGTAGTCTCCAACCTACTACCCAGCTCAAACCTAGAAAGAGCCAAGCTAAAAGCTAAAATAGAAAAAGATTTGAAGCTTCCATTATATCATCCTTTTGAGATGCATCTAGCCAACAAGGAAGAAGCAAAGCATTACCTTAAACATGTAAAAAAATTAGAAAAATTAAATAAAACTTCTGCTCATTCATAATCTCTGTATACTCTAGGCTCTTCCTGATCCCAAGCCAAATTCCTAGGTAGAACTTTCAGCCTAATTATTCCACCTGTCTACTTTTCAAGCCCGGCTATGGCAGGGAGAAAGCGTTGGATGCGATTTTAAGGCTTATATCTAGGAGGAGTTTATTGAAGTTTGTGGGTAAACTCGGAAGAGTTTAAAAACGCTTAGCAGAGCTTAAAAACAGCGTGGAAGATTATTTAAGAATAAACCGTGTCTCTATGTCCTATTAATATAAGAATTATATGGCATGGCTTTGGTAGATATACTATTCTGTACTTGCCCACTCTATACCTCCAGAGATTTTTAAGTTTGCCTTTAAGAGGCTTTCCCAAAGAGAAATTCCTTTTTAGTATGTTTATAGCTTCCTTCACTCTTCTGTTAGTTTCTTCATCGAGTTTTCTTAGGCTCCGCTTGAAAGAAGGCTTTTCTTCTACTTTGCATTCCCTCATATCCTTAACCTTTCACGAAACCTGTTAAAGCTTCGTAAGCTTCGTCGGAAATGAGCAGGCTAAGCG
This genomic window contains:
- a CDS encoding HEPN domain-containing protein, with amino-acid sequence MAKNEVLALRRRALEFLEEAREAIEKRRYDLSVFFSEQSVQLYLKSLILELIGEIPRTYSMRELLGFLRKIEGIEVDKFIKTRREALIALEDAYLLSRYFLREYNREEAERLYEIAVEVIKFAEKFRRYTKD
- a CDS encoding type II toxin-antitoxin system RelE/ParE family toxin is translated as MRECKVEEKPSFKRSLRKLDEETNRRVKEAINILKRNFSLGKPLKGKLKNLWRYRVGKYRIVYLPKPCHIILILIGHRDTVYS
- a CDS encoding nucleotidyltransferase domain-containing protein gives rise to the protein MQKNFDVILKIKAEKLKMLQNWRTYVKKIAKAFKKELPDAEIYIFGSVIEGREVGGSDVDILVVSNLLPSSNLERAKLKAKIEKDLKLPLYHPFEMHLANKEEAKHYLKHVKKLEKLNKTSAHS